agccttgcaagcaatgtaacttagtgtaagttgcgggatcttgtattacggaacgagtaaagagacttgccggtaaacgaggttgaaaaggtatacggatactgacgatcgaatctcgggcaagtaacataccgaaggacaaagggaatgacatacgggattatacgaatccttggcactgaggttcaaacgataagatcttcgtggaatatgtaggatccaatatgggcatccaggtcccgctgttggatattgaccgaggagtctctcgggtcatgtctacatagttctcgaacccgcagggtctgcacacttaaggttcgacgttgttttatgcgtatttgagttatatggttggttaccgaatgttgttcggagtcccggatgagatcacggacgtcacgagggtttccggaatagtccggaaatgaagattgatatataggatgacctcatttgattaccggaaggttttcggagttaccgggaatgtaccgggaatgacgaatgggttccgggagttcaccggagggggcaacccactccggggaagcccataggcatttgggggggtcacaccagcccttagtgggctggtgggacagcccaccaatcccctatgcgccaagagagaaaaaatcaaaggaaagaaaaaaaaagggaagaagtgggaagggggaaggactccctcccaccaaaccaagtaggactcggtttgggggggcagagtcctcccccctggctcggccgaccccttggggatcccttggaccccaaggcaaggttcccctccctcctcctatatatatggggcttttagggcagatttaaaACGACTTTCTTACggatgcccgaccacatacctccatagtttttcctctagatcgcgtttctgcggagctcgggcggagccctgctgagacaagatcatcaccaacctccggagcgccgtcacgctgccggagaactcttctacccctccgtctctcttgctggatcaagaaggccgagatcatcgtcgagctgtacgtgtgctgaacgcggaggtgccgtccgttcggtactagatcgtgggactgatcgcgggattgttcgcggggcggatcgagggacgtgaggacgttccactacatcaaccgtgttctctaacgcttctgctgtacgatctacaagggtacgtagatcactcatcccctctcgtagatggacatcaccatgataggtcttcgtgcgcgtaggaaaatttttgtttcccatgcgacgttccccaacagtggcatcatgagctaggttcatgcgtagatgtcttctcgagtagaacacaaaaggttttgtgggcggtgatgtgcgttttgctgccctccttagtcttttcttgattccgcggtattgttggattgaagcggcttggaccgacattactcgtacgcttacgagagactggtttcatcgttacgagtaaccccctttgctcaaagatgactggcaagtgacggtttctccaactttagttgaatcggatttgaccgaggaggtccttggatgaggttaaatagcaactcatatatctccgttgtggtgtttgcgtaagtaagatgcgatcctactagatacccttggtcaccacgtaaaacatgcaacaacaaaattagaggacgtctaacttgtttttgcagggtatgattgtgatgtgatatggccaacgatgtgatgtgatatattggatgtatgagatgatcatgttgtaatagaaatatcgacttgcatgtcgatggtacgacaaccggcaggagccatagggttgtctttatactaacgtttgtgcttgcagatgcgtttactattttgctaggatgtagctttagtagtaatagcataagtagcacgacaaccccgatggcaacacgttgatggatgatcatggtgtggcgccggtgacaagaagatcgtgctggtgctttggtgatggagatcaaggagcacgtgatgatggccatatcatgtcacttatgaattgcatgtgataataatcctttttttgcaccttattttgcttagaacgacggtagcattatgaggtgatctctcactaaaatttcaagacgaaattgtgttctccccgactgtgcaccgttgctacagttcgtcgtttcgagacaccacgtgatgatcgggtgtgatagactcaacgttcacatacaacgggtgcaaaacagttgcgcacgcggaacactcgggttaagcttgacgagcctagcatgtgcagacatggcctcggaacacatgagaccgaaaggtcgatcatgaatcatatagttgatatgattagcatagggatgcttaccactgaaactatactcaactcacgtgatgatcggacttgggatagtgtaagtggatcatgaaccactcaaatgactagagagatgtactttttgagtgggagtttagcatataatttgattaagttgaactctaattatcttgaacatagtctaagtccactttgaatatatttgtgttgtagatcatggctcacgcgagtgtcatcctgaattttaatacgttcctagagaaagttaagttgaaagatgatggaagcaactttgtagactgggctcgtaatcttaagctaatcttacaagctggaaagaaggattatgtccttaatgctgcgctaggagatgaaccacccgctacggctgatcaggatgttaagaacgcttggttagcacgtaaggaggactactcaatagttcaatgtgcagtcttgtatggcttagaaccgggacttcaacgtcgctttgagcgtcatggagcatttgagatgttccaggagttgaaatttatctttcagaagaacgcccggatcgagaggtatgagacctccgataaattctatgcttgcaagatggaggaaaactcgtctgtcagtgaacatgtgctcaaaatgtctgggtactcaaaccgtctagctgaattggggattgaactcccgcaacaagctatcactgacagaatccttcaatcactgccgccaagctataaaggctttgtgttgaactacaacatgcaagggatgaacaagtctcccggcgagttgtttgcgatgctgaaagtcgcagagtctgaactccgtaaagagcatcaagtgttgatggtgagcaagaccactagtttcaagagaaacggcaaaggcaagaagggcaattcgaagaagagcggcaagcctgttgccaatccgccgaagaaactcaagtctggacctaagcctgaaacagagtgcttctattgcaagggtatgggtcactggaagcgcaattgccccaagtatctggcagataagaaggcgggcaaagaaaaatcaggtatatttgatatacatgttattgatgtgtacttaaccggctctcgtagtagtgcctgggtattcgatatcggttctgttgctcacatttgcaactcgaagtaggaactgcggaatagacgaaggctggcgaaagacgaagtgacgatgcgcgtaggaaacggttccaaggttgatgcaatcgccgtcggcacagtgtcacttcaactaccatcgggattagtgatgaacttaaatcattgttatttagtgcctgcgttgagcatgaacattatatctggatcttgtttattgcgagacggttactcttttaagtctgagaataatggttgttctatttctatgagtaacatcttttatggtcatgcaccgaatgtgagaggattgttcatattgaatcttgatagcgatacgcatatacataacattgagaccaaaagagttagagtaaacaatgatagcgccatatttttgtggcactgccgcttgggtcatatcggtgtaaagcgcatgaagaaactccatgctgatggatttttggagtcacttgactttgattcacttgacacgtgcgaaccatgcctcatgggcaagatgagtaagactccgttctccggaacaatggagcgtgcaagtgacttgttggaaatcatacatactgatgtgtgtggtccaatgagcgtggaggcacgcggcggatatcgttattttctcaccttcactgacgatttaagtagatatggttatgtctacttgatgaagcacaagtctgaaacatttgaaaagttcaagcaatttcagagtgaagtggaaaatcatcgtaacaagaagatcaagttcctacggtctgatcgtgggggtgagtatctgagtttcgagtttggtactcacttaagacaatgtggaattgtttcgcagttaacaccacctggaacaccgcagcgtaatggtgtgtccgaacgtcgtaatcgtactttgttagaaatggtgcggtctatgatgtctcttactgatttgccgttatcgttttggggttatgcattagaaaacagctgcattcactttaaatagggcaccatcaaaatccgttgagacgacaccatacgaactgtggtatggcaaaaggccaaagttgtcgtttcttaaagtttggggatgtgatgcttatgtcaaaaagcttcagcctgaaaagctggaacccaaagcggaaaagtgcgtcttcataggttacccaaaagagacagttgggtacaccttctatctcaaatccgagggcaaagtgtttgttgctaaaaacggaacttttctcgagaaggagtttctctcgagagaattgagtgggaggaagatagaacttgacgaggttgtcgaacctctcatccctctggatggtggcgcagggcaaggggaaacctctgtcgttgcgacgccggttgaggaggaagttaatgatgatgatcatgaaactccagttcaagtttctgttgaaccacgcaggtcgacgagatcacgcgctgctccagagtggtacggtaatcccgtcttgtcaatcatgttgttagacaacaatgaacctgcaaattatgaagaagcaatggtgggcccagattccaacaaatggctagaagccatgaaatccgagataggatccatgtatgagaacaaagtgtggactttggagatactacctgagggccgcaaggctattcagaacaaatggatctttaagaagaagacggacgctgacggtaatgtgactgtttataaagctcgacttgtggcaaagggtttttcacaagttccaggagttgactacgatgagaccttctcacccgtagcgatgcataagtccgtcagaatcatgttagcaatagctgcatttttcgattatgaaatctggcagatggatgtcaaaacggcgttccttaacggtttccttaaggaagagttgtatatgatgcaacccgaaggttttgtcgatcctaaaagtgctgacaaggtgtgcaaactctagcgatccatttatggactggtgcaagcatctccgagttggaacaagcgctttgatgaggtgatcaaagcatttgggtttatacaagtggttggagaatcttgtatttacaagaaagtgagtgggagctctgtggcgtttctaatattatatgtggatgacatattactgattggaaacaatgtagagcttttggagagcataaaaggttacttgaataaaagtttctctatgaaggacctaggagaagctgcttacattctaggcattaagatctatagggatagatcaaaacgcctaataggactttcacaaagcacataccttgataaagttttgaagaggttcaaaatggaacagtccaagaaagggttcttgccagtgttacaaggtacgagattgagtaagactcagtgcccagcaactaatgaagatagagagcatatgcgctccgtcccctatgcttcagccgtaggctctatcatgtatgcaatgctgtgcactagaccggatgttagcctggccataagtatggcaggtaggttccagagcaatccaggagtggatcactggacggcggtcaagaatatcctgaagtacctgaaaaggactaaggagatgtttctcgtgtatggaggtgacgaagagctcgccgtaaaaggttacgtcgatgcaagctttgacacagatctggacgactctaattcgcaaaccggatacgtatttattcttaatgggggtgcagtaagctggtgcagttccaagcaaagcgtcgtagcagattctacatgtgaagcggagtacatggctgcctcggaggcggctaaggagggtgtctggatgaagcagttcatgacggatcttggagtggtgccaagtgcactggatccaataaccttgttctgtgacaacactggtgccattgccttagcaaaggaaccaaggtttcacaagaagaccagacacatcaaacgacgcttcaacctcatccgcgactacgtcgaggaggaggacgtaaatatatgcaaagtgcacacggatctgaatgtagcagacccgctgactaaacctcttccacggccaaaacatgatcgacaccagaactgtatgggtgttagatttattacaatgtaattcacatggtgatgtgagggctagattattgactctagtgcaagtgggagactgttggaattatgccctagaggcaataataaatgtatagttattattataattcctgtatcaagataatagtttattatgcatgctataattgtattgaatgaagactcatttacatgtgtggatacatagacaaaacaccgtccctagcatgcctctagttggctagccagttgatcgatgatagtcagtgtcttctgattatgaacaaggtgttgttgcttgataactggatcacgtcattaggagaatcacgtgatggactagacccaaattaatagacgtagcatgttgatcgtgtcattttgttgctactgctttctgcgtgtcaagtatttattcctatgaccatgagatcatataactcactgacaccggaggaatgctttgtgtgtatcaaacgtcgcaacgtaactgggtgactataaagatgctctacaggtatctccgaaggtgttagttgagttagtatggatcaagactgggatttgttactccgtgtgacggagaggtatctcggggcccactcggtaatacaacatcacacacaagccttgcaagcaatgtaacttagtgtaagttgcgggatcttgtattacggaacgagtaaagagacttgccggtaaacgaggttgaaataggtatacggatactgacgatcgaatctcgggcaagtaacataccgaaggacaaagggaatgacatacgggattatacgaatccttggcactgaggttcaaacgataagatcttcatggaatatgtaggatccaatatgggcatccaggtcccgctgttggatattgaccgaggagtctctcgggtcatgtctacatagttctcgaacccgcagggtctgcacacttaaggttcgacgttgttttatgcgtatttgagttatatgattggttaccgaatgttgttcggagtcccggatgagatcacggacgtcacgagggtttccggaatagtccggaaacgaagattgatatataggatgacctcatttgattaccggaaggttttcggagttaccgggaatgtaccgggaatgacgaatgggttccgggagttcaccggaggggggcaacccactccggggaagcccataggcatttgggggggtcacaccagcccttagtgggctggtgggacagcccaccaatcccctatgcgccaagagagaaaaaatcaaaggaaagaaaaaaaaagggaagaagtgggaagggggaaggactccctcccaccaaaccaagtaggactcggtttgggggggcagagtcctcccccctggctcggccgaccccttggggatcccttggaccccaaggcaaggttcccctccctcctcctatatatatggggcttttagggcagatttaaaacgactttctcacggctgcccgaccacatacctccatagtttttcctctagatcgcgtttctgcggagctcgggcggagccctgctgagacaagatcatcaccaacctccggagcgccgtcacgctgccggagaaatcttctacctctccgtctctcttgctggatcaagaaggccgagatcatcgtcgagctgtatgtgtgctgaacgcggaggtgccgtccgttcggtactagatcgtgggactgatcgcgggattgttcgcggggcggatcgagggacgtgaggacgttccactacatcaaccgcgttctctaacgcttctgctgtacgatctacaagggtacgtagatcactcatcccctctcgtagatggacatcaccatgataggtcttcgtgcgcgtaggaaattttttgtttcccatgcgacgtcccccaacagatcttgtccttgttagcacatgaggttgtccttatcagcacatgatcattgacaatagtttcaatgatatatttgtggtgatccacttgaacttgcacaccacaatcttgatgacgatcaccacttgacgtcatccttcatgggttgtatgagatcttccttttgacgcaagcccaatggaagcacacctaacccccacacaggagtctcacaaagaccatgggttaatacacaaacacgtaatggacaatgcttaccataccatgggatcacttgatccctctcggtacatcttatacgctttgtgtgttgatcatcttgatttactctttgtctgagatcttgatcaacctagtgtttctatgaccattctttggacaataccttgaataacatcttggtcatcatataaactccttgaacccgacagatggacttcaagaagtgcctatggacaaaccctataaatataacttaaggcaaccattagtccataggaattgtcatcaattaccaaaaccacatatggagatatatgctctaacagtacgGCAGCTGCGACGGCTTGCCACGCGACCAGCTTGACCACCTCTGAAAACCAATTCTGCTTCCGCCGCAGCGCAGCTGTTCCGATGCGTACACCACACGAGTGCAATCCTCCACTGAATGGAACCGCAAAAAGAAGTGGAATGGTGGGCCGGTTACCTCCACTGTCATCTCCGACGGCAGGATGCCACACTCGAACTCTACCGTCGCGGCGAGTGCCTCCGGCGTCACCTTCCTCCGTGGCTGCCCGATGATGACGGCATACAATGCATGCCCCAGGAACGCCCGCTCGAGCGCCGCCATGCCAGAAGGGCGAGCGATGAGAACGCGGCCGCGTTCGGGCCGCATCTCCGGCTCACCGCGCTGCCACACCTCTTGGAGGAAGATCCGCGAGTCCGGGATGCGAGACGCGGACGAACTCCCTCCAGTTGCCGCGCCGCCTGcacctccaacaaaggccacatcACTGCCACCCACGCCGCCTCCCATTTCGCCGACCACGAGTTCGGATCTGGAAGGAGGAGCTAGCAAACAGAGCAAGGAAAACAGTGGAAGGGGAAAAAGATTTTATCAGATGTAAAATGTGCAATACGTCCCTCATCGTTAATCACCAGGGTCTTCTGTGCAAAGATCACCTCACCGCGAACGAAGAAAATCGGGCAGAAGACCGGTCCAACTGACGGTTGTGACCTAGATAAGCCCGAAACGCAAGTTCTGTAATAGGTTTTTTCGTTTTGCAAGTAGTGGAACTTAAGTGCACCCGCGACACAAGTTCTAAGACCGCCAGCGCCTTTTACTCAAATTCCACAGAGATCTAATCGGATTCGGAGGATTTCTGCCGTGCTGCAACTTGCTGGCTTGATCCGGCCGGCTGGTGGCACGAGCCGGTGCCGGCCGCGTGATCCTTTCCTGAGCTTATCCAAAACCGAAACAGGGGCGAGACGCATCCACACTCCAGAAACATAAACAGAAATAGAAGCAGAAAATGGTTGCGGCAAATCATCCACGATCCATGGATGGATAAGCCTCCCGTCACGGAACAGACCGGATGCATGTATTTGTCTGCAATTTGTCACTCGTGTATTGTATTGATGTATATCCAAAACCAAGGGGACGAGTGCTCACTGTATGTACAAGTGGAGCAGAGACGACGAACTCACTCGGACTCTATATGCAGCagagcggagaggaagaagacgctcACTCTATGTACAGTATCTACAGGCTTCAGGTTAGCTAATAGACTAGTCCGGGATCGAATTGGGTATTAAAACTCCAACCTTCCGGCCTGATCTCCACCGATCTTCCTTCTATACAGCGACCGGAATTATTCGGGGAATTTCTTTCCTATGTACACACAGTATGTTCAGTATGTGCTATAGCCTATAGCGGCATGTCGACGGTGTTGTTCTTTACTGGCTGCTGCGGCCGGCCATGCGGGAGGCTGCCGAGAGCCGGCTGGGCCTGGGCTTTTGCCCGGCGCGTTGCAGGTCCACGCGCTTCCGGTGCTGCAGCTGCTGCACTGCGGGGGACGGCGCCAGCGCCCTGCGCGCCCAGTACCCGCTCCCCATGGGGACGCGCCGCGCCAGCCCGCTGTCCGGGCGCATAGAGCAGCCGCTGCCTCCGGAGACGAGCTGCGCGAACGGGCTGGCCGTGCGCCTCGACGGCGGCGAAGGCGGGGAGGATGGCTTGCTGCAGCTGCCGGCGGCCGGGGCCTCCTGCTTGCGCTCCTTGTGGAGGCTGCAGCGGAAGGAGCCCGGGTGGTTCGTCGGGGAGCACATGCAGGAGGAACGACGGATCTTGGGGGCAGCGGTGGGCGAGGAGGGGGGAGACGAGACGCTGACGGACTTGACCGTCGAGCCGCCGGCGGAGAGCTTGACACGGGGGAGAGATGCGCGTTGGTAGTTGGGAATGGGACTCAAAAGGACGGGGCCGCTGGGCCGagatgctgccgccgtcgacatgATGAGGGATAGGTGTGGAAGGTGGAGGGGCGGCGGGTTTGGTATGTCAGTTGAGCTCCGGTTGTTCGCCGCCGGTTTTGGTAAACTGAGATGTGCGCCGGTTGTTCGCAATTTATAGGCCgcgaagggagagaggaggggcagTTTGGTAACTTCGCGGGCGTTAAGAACCTGGCGTCAGGGTCTGGCCGAGTTAGTTAAAACTCGGATTACAGGCGTGATGCAGTGGGCGCCTGAGCTGTGGGCCCTGGGAGCACACCGGAATCTGTCATGGATTCAAGGCCAGCTTGCTTTGAATACTCCCTGTCTCAGTTTACATTACAGGGCGTAATTAGGCACCACTAGACATCGGACTATAGATAATTTACATGCTATCTTTGAGCGTCGGATCAAAAGCATTAGGTACCTCCGATCTCCTAGTTTAGGTGGGTGGTAAATGCTCCCGCAATCCTCGCTTGGGTtacgagcttcatctccatctgtTTCCACCTCCCTTATGTTGCTTTCTTATTTGGGGTGCTTTCTTAAATCACGCGGACTTACCAGATGCATGCAGCCATGCGATGAAAGCATTATTTGTGAGAACCGAACATGTGTTTTCTAGGAAACAAATCAACTAAATTCTAGGAATAAATCTCATAAATGATGCTTTCATAAATATTCAAAATACTGTCTGATTGTTTCTATTCTAGCAACAAAGTATGGAATGGAAGTATTTTTCTCATTAGAGGAAAATAATCTACATAGACTTACACGGCATTGGTCACATGCCACGGAAGCACTGGTGCTCATTGATGCAAACATATTTTTCTTGGATCAATGGATACAAGTTATGTTTTATAATAGAGACATTTTTCAGTGTTAATGAACCTTCTTTACAATGGTGGAAACACATCCCACGTTATTAGAGCTTCATACAAAATTAATAAAGCTTCATTGTTTAGCATCCGCTACCTTGGGATGGATGTGTCAAATATAATTCCTTCATACATAAATTAGTAAAGCTTTGTTTCTTATCATTTGACGCTTCGGTGCTAGTTCAAAAATGATGTGGTTAGCACGACGGCGTGAGCACGCACGACGGCGGGAACTAGATGGGCTCGTCGGCTGGGGAGCGAGTCGAGGAGATGGagagtggtggcggagcaggggaatGAAGACCTTGCAAGTTCGACATCCTCCGACGCGAGGTTCGTCGCTCCGGCTGCTACCTGCAAAGCTCTTTCTCCATACCGCCAGAGGATGTGTATGAGGCAACACCATCCTCGCCGAGTTTCGCTTAACGAGATTGGATCGGCGTGTGGGGAGTTGCCGGTGGAGAAATCGACGCCCACGAGGAGCAGTCAACGGGtgaatattactccctccgttcctaaatataagaccttttagagattgtactataaactacatacggatgcaaaatagacatattttagaatgtagattcacttgttttgttctgtatgtagtcttttaatgaaatctctaaaatatcttatattttgaaacggagggagtaggtcttAATGATCGGCGATGGAGAGATGCGGCTGAGATATATAGGGGAAGTGCATGCCGTTTGATGGGAGTGGTAGATCAACGGCCCTGCAGGTATCTGAGAAAATCCTTCTATCAGTATACCGATGTAAAGCGTTTCCCGCTATAATTTCAGTGTCAAAATTCTGGTCAAGTTCTTGCAATACAAACCGGTGCTGACCAGCATCTCTCATTCATACAGAAATCGACTGGTTTGTGCACCAATGATGAATCGGAACATAAGGTTGTTTCCATGTGAACCGGACCTGACTTGATTCGCATGTTTCTCTTCAGAAAAAGTGTGATGCAGTAGGACTACTATTATCAGGAGCACACCGCGCATGTGCCAGTTCAGTTGGACTGAAATTCGGCAATGCCGACCCGATTCCTAACCGAGTGGAGCCGACGATGCCATCGCTTTGGACCATCCCGTGTACGCGCGACACGAGCGCATCGTGGTTCGGCCGCGATGATAGGATGCCCTGATCCGATCGCTGTTGCTACGGCCCTGCATGCGTCTGGCTGTCCGTCTGGTTCTCGTCGACCGGACGGT
This genomic stretch from Hordeum vulgare subsp. vulgare chromosome 6H, MorexV3_pseudomolecules_assembly, whole genome shotgun sequence harbors:
- the LOC123402813 gene encoding uncharacterized protein LOC123402813; translation: MSTAAASRPSGPVLLSPIPNYQRASLPRVKLSAGGSTVKSVSVSSPPSSPTAAPKIRRSSCMCSPTNHPGSFRCSLHKERKQEAPAAGSCSKPSSPPSPPSRRTASPFAQLVSGGSGCSMRPDSGLARRVPMGSGYWARRALAPSPAVQQLQHRKRVDLQRAGQKPRPSRLSAASRMAGRSSQ